In the Tetrapisispora phaffii CBS 4417 chromosome 10, complete genome genome, GCAAAAACATCTTCtctcaatattttaaaatgaGGTTCATGAGTAGCTAAACCcaagaaaattaaatctGCATCTAAACCATAAATACAATGTGTTGTATTTGGATTATATTCTGGATCAGCTCGTTGGGCCCTAATAAAATTCATCAACTTATGCTCACCTTCACCTGGTACAGTGGCATCGCTGATAATAACTTGTAAGTTTTTCCAACCTGGGTCCGTCGACAATTTAAAGGCAGTCCAATAACGTAAAGCTGCCGCTAACTTATCCATAAATGGTGTACCAGGTGTAATTGCATTTGAATCCCAAGTTTTCTTCTGTTTCACAGCTTCATCAATCACTTGACCAGCAGCCTCCTtatctttcaaaatttcttctctagcttcattttcaaattttgcATCCCTGGCACTTCTAAATCTACGTGCTCTTTGTTGATTCATTTTTGCACGAGGTGCAACACCATCTACAGCAATCATCAATACTTTACGAGGTCTTGCCATGTTCAGGACTCTGTTTGTATATTCGAAAACGGCCAACAACATTTCATCTTCAGTTTCCGGAGGAGGTCTGTTCTCTGGATGAGAACACGGATGGACAATACCATTCATATCCAGatataaattatctaattcGCCATTAGGATTCTCGGAAGAATAATCAATTGGTAAAGCAACACCATCAACTATCTGAGGTGTCTCTTCTAACACAGGCGAGATAATCTTTGGATACTTCCTTGATAACCATCTGAAAAACGATGGAACACCCATTTTATTACAGCCTATTCTTCACTTAATTCctttattttgtaattataAACCAATGAAAGCAATATAAGAGTCAAGttacatatacatatttatattattacatctaaattaaatattcacAATACAGTTGTAGTATTTAATATGTGAAGGTTAATTTTCGAAAAATTTTTAAGCAATATCTTTAAAGCGGTTTAAGAAATTCCATTGTAACGATATGATATTAAGAGATGTCAGAAActattttaatgattaatatttatatttatatttctatGAAATCGTATTGTATTGGTTTTATTGgttttattgttttattaataattaaattatttaaatgcAATGTTACACAATATTATAGATTGAATGataattaaagaattaaaatgGTATTATGTATGAATGATCGTAGGAATAAATGTATTAAAGTTATTGGTATCGTTAGTGTTGAACTGTAAGGAACGTCTTTTGAGAATTATATTAAAGGGCAGAGTTTGTTATTAGTTTTAACTGCTATTCGATTAAGTTATGTGTTCTTGTTCATCATCTCGCATGTGctgttcttgttcttgCTCTTGCTCATTTggttttcattatttcttaccaccaaaagaaaatagtTTTTATTTAGGTGAACCTTGTCAGGAACAtgcatatttatatgtaaGTTTGGATGAGTAACATTATGAACAACACCTTGGAAGATATTTCTGTTGGAGTCTGAATCATcctctttttcttctagATCTTCATTTAAGTTAGAGGCACTGCTGTTAGTTTCTTCATCGTGACGACCTTCAGGATCGGTCTTACCGGATGTGATTGGAATATGGTAGGTTCTACCCAAGAAAGCAAAACCCGGGTGGAAGACAGCCATTATGGTAGTACACAATGAGATCATAATACCATCCAATGGAATAAAATACCATTCGTGGGTGATAATATAACCTCTGAAACCTTGTGCTAATTCAGCCAATCTGTAACAACAACGGGTGAAGACACATAAGACAGCGACAGTAAACGCTAAAGAAAAGTAATTAAACTGCCATCTCTCAGTACCCTTTCTTAAATCATGGAATTTTGCTCTGTATAGGGGTTCAATCTCAGCTTGGCTaagtttcaataatttgaaagatGGTCTTGAAGCATTGGCATATTCCATTCTCGTTTTGACGTAGACAACGTAGAAGAAATGGcacaataaaattataaagatGGATAAAGTAGCAACTTGTAGAGCCAAACCAGCGACAAAGATATTAGTACCGTGCTGGGTAGACATATGTTGATTGACGGCAACACCAGCGACACCACCACCAGCAGCTTGAACAACTAGTGAGACAATATCacataaaatgaaaaaatagGAATAAATCATTGGAGAAGGTAGCAGGGAGAATCTATGGCCATAAATTTCAATCAGTTTAGCTAATTGATAATACATGCCACCCATTGTGAAAACTGGAGCGATAGTAAGACAAATGAATTGCAGAAGATAACCATTTTCAGAGTAAACGTTGAAATGGGACCAAGTTCTACCAATGTAACCTAACAGTTCTAATATACTAGCACAAATATAAGCGGAAGAAAACCACCATTGTTTTAAGTATAACATAAACACATGGGTCCCCAGAAGAATAGACCAAATTGCGATCATGGCACCATTGAACCTTAAGTTAGGAACCAAACCACTATAAAATGATTCACCGTCTGagattttatcttttttctGTAGTAATGCAATAGCAGCGATAGCAGTTTGATTGAACGACATCGTTATTGTTGACCTCACTCGTTATGTCCGTATACgtatatttgtatatgAATACACCTCCTTCTTGTTGATTGGGAACGGATAACACACCATTGATGACAATACTCACTTCATAAAATATATCGAAACTGAGCtcttcttatatataagcAACAATATTAAGGTtaagataataataaacttaGATAATATATCATGAAAGAGAAATGATAACCGTAAGCAGAAATCATTGttaaatcaaaagaaatacGTAAGATATCGTGGAGCATTATCATTAAGTAACATCACTTCTTCTTCCGTAGTATTCAAACAAAATAGATATTATCTCTTCCGCAGCTATCCTAGAATAGTAACAAAACACAGTAAACTACAGAGAGTTATTAAAGTACCACATTTTCTAATTGAACGAAACccaatattatattaactTGGAATGTGACCAAGTTACTAGGATTAAAAATGTAGCGTCATCTGCATACTAGCGGTTGTAATGCCGAAAATATCACCAACAGCCATCACTATTTCCCACCACGGACCCATTAACTGTCGCACAACCTTCAAGCTCTCTCTCTATATCTGTCACTGTTCATTACTTAATCATATACCGctaaatttgaaagaacGAAAATAgtcaaaagaagaaatatgaaaaatcagcaaaaaaaacaacTCGTTGACTATTCTCAGGAGATGACTTGTGCCGATACCTCTGCGTTTTTCTGGCAATAGTTGGATGTTAGGATGCTTTGGTAGTGTGTATTCTTGTGTATTCTGTTGTATATTTGTGAATTGGCGCATGCTATTGTTGTTTGATATCTTATAAGGTTTCTCTCTTTACCAAGTTATCATGATGCACTTCACGGATAGGTTCCTATCAAAAGGACAGTGTAATTCGTTAATTTCTGCTGACTCCGCTTCATATTGCCACAAACCACTGTTCATACGGTTCCGTGCCGTCCATGGCATCCGTAGTATCCGTCCCGTTTCCGTAATTTCACTTCCTATTCTAGTGTGTCTTATTCGACTGACAGTTGTAAAGGTCGATGAGAAACGATTCTTCTTCTATCAGGGATGAGCGACAGTAAGCATAGCTTACTGAATCTTGCTTAGTTCTGTCGGACCTTGAAAATGGTCTTCTCCCCTTCAGGAATAAGTGTGTGGGTTGATTGACTAATTGTTCTAGATATTTGTGCAATGCTGAAAGACATTATTGATTCTGATCTCACTATGCTACTGAGAAATAAGAACTTGATAGTTCTCATGTGCACCACTTGCTCCCGGAGAGCAGGCTACTTTTAAAGTCGGATCTGTTCCGTCGGATCAATTAGATCGAACCATTGCATATTGTTCTTGAAATGCGATGACTGTTGAACGACCATAATACGACTCTTGCAAATGCCTGCTATCTATCATAAAGATACTACATAGTTCACACAATTAACATCTCAGGTCATCTATTCTGAATTGGCTATCATCATATAGCGCTCTAGACCGCAAGATGGATAGTATATATAACATTGCGCCTGCTAAAATCTCAACAAGAACAGTTAAATACATCAGTATACTCAActcataataaaaagacACCGCTGCTACTTTAATTGCTTCACAACTGCGAGCATCAATTCCGTGTCGTTGCTCTTCCTTGATAACAGAATATGATCAGGCAGGACAGATAACATCTGCCATTGCAATGAAAAGATCTATAATACCATACCTTATGGGAATAGCAGTTCTTATCATAATGATTATCCAGAtgcttatatatatatagttattGTATGCCACGTTGCTGAAGATGGGCGGTTAATCATACATGACTTACAGCATATCATCATGTACGTTGCGATATTTCCATACATCCCTCTTTTATCGCGAAtcaaattaaagaaatcaTCTGATTAACTTATTTAAACGACTTacaatattgatattagtTGGTAGGCGGTTAAAACATGGTACTTCTTAGACATTatgttatataaatagCTAGCGTATATACAATTCACGAAGTAAACCTCACTGTGTTGGAATGGATTTGGAAACTCATACATCATTTACGAAATAATATCAGCATAAACACAATACATAGGAAATATTGCTAATTAAAAAGTAAAAGAGAATATAGAGAAATTAATGTGCTTTAGAAAAAAACACAATGGAAGAAACTAAAACAAACACAAAGTCAAATAAGGTCGAGAAGACCCAGTCGTCTCCTCATATTCCAAAGAACAATGACAGTTACTTTAATCATTATAATGGGTATGTTTACAACTTTAAAACTTGGATATACGATATGTTCATCTTATTGCTAAGCATTCtgtttaaaattttctttagagaaatcaaaattagaGGTGGACATAATGTGCCACCAATCGGCACACCAACTATTCTGGTGTGTGCTCCTCATGCGAACCAATTTATTGATCCATCTCTGGTCATGGTGGCAACACGAACAATGTTATCATCCGAAGAGTCTCTAGATCCAAACAGATCAAGACAAACGTGTTTTGTTACAGCAGCTTCAAGTTTCAAGTTGCCTGTAGTGGCTCAATTTGGTATTGCTACAGGTGGCATTCCAGTACCAAGAGCTCAAGATAATTTGAAGGATGTAGATCCAAGTCTAATAATATATGCCCcagatttgaaaaattcgccaaatttaataaaaggTAAAGTCGCTGATCCATTAGTTGACAAAGTTAGTTTAAACTTCACTACAAGGTTCGAACCTAAAGGTCTCTTGGGTTTACCTAATTATTTGGCAAATgcaaaaatagaaaaaatcaTTGACGATGACACAATTCTTCTGGCTTCTCCATTTAGAAATATAGActcaaaaattcaaaaaaagaTTGATAATTATCTAATCAATGGTACTACTTTCAGATATGCACAAAAGATAGATAACTCAAAAGTTTTCCAAAATGTTTTCAATCATTTGCATACCAGAGGTTGCGTCGGGATTTTTCCAGAAGGTGGTTCTCATGATAGACCATCTCTCTTACCACTTAAAGCAGGTATAGCAATTATGGCATTAGGTGCTGTGGCAGCAAGTCCAGATTTAAAAGTTTCCATAGTTCCTGTCGgattaaattatttccatagaaataaattcaGATCAAGAGCCGTAATAGAGTATGGTGAACCTATAGTTGTTGATAATACAATGGGtgaagaatatataaaagattcTCGTGGTTCTGTATCaaatttgttgaaaaaaatatcaaactCTCTTTATGCAGTTACTGAAAATGCTCCAGATTACGAAACTTTGATGGTTATTCAGGCAGCTCGTAGATTATACAAGCCAGCTTTACATAATAAGAGACTCCCACTAACTGTTGTTTGCAAAATTAACAGGAACTTATTATTAGGGTattctaaatttaaagatgatGAGAGAATTgtcaatttgaaaaaagCTGTTCTAAACTACAATAAGAAACTACACTCTTTTGGAATAAAGGACCATCAAGTtgaacaattgaaaataggATGGATAAATACAGCCAGAACACTTGCAATTTTTGTAAAGAGAGtgttatttttaactttttacTTCATTTTATCGTTACCAggttcaatattatttacacCAATTTTTGTCACTGCTCACTATTATTCTAAGAGGAAACAAGTACAAGGTTTGAAGAAGTCCGTTGTCAAAATAAAAGGTTTAGACTTAATCGCAACTTGGAAGATTATAGTAGCCTTAGGCATGGCTCCAATATTGTACATTACTTATTCGTTGATTTTAGTCTCTTTATGTAATAGCATAAAGTTCAATGGCTTAGTGAATTGGATGTATATTCCATTCAATAACAAATTCTTACAATTTGGTTACTTTTACTTGATTTTGGTGTTAATTTCCTATTCAAGTTTAAAGACAGGTGAAGTTGGAATGGATGTATTCAAATCGCTACCTCCATTATTTGTCACATTATTTTATCcaagtaaaaatattaaagaaatcaaaCTGCAACGTAGTAAACTAAGTACGGAAATAACCAATATTTGCAACGAACTTGGTCCTGAAGTGATTTCTGACTTTGACAAATATAAGACAGTAAATACTGACTCAGAGAAGGAATCATCTTCGCAATCACCATCCTTATACGGTCACAGTCGTTCTTCCTCTATCAATTCGCTATTTTCAAATGCGTTATCAAGAGTTAATTCTAGAGGTTCGTTAACTGATATTCCTATTCTAGGTGACGGTATGACTCAGTCAATGAGGTTAGAATACATAAACAAGGCCTACAAAAGTGATGCCGTAGGTAGCGAAACCGAACCAGAATCAGAACCAGAATCGAAAAATGGAATTCCATCCAAGATCGCTGATTTGGTGAGAGAAAAGCGTCAAAATAACGAACAAGGTTAAACGGTGATCGAATTATAACCGACGGTGCTTCATTCAGGGAGTTGGAATAGAATGTAACTTTCATATACTATACATATACACTAATTGTAaatactttaaatattattctaTGAACGttgattcaaaaaataatgcatCTATTTGATATCAGAAATAATGTAACAAACACTAATTACATATAATGGTTAGAATATAATGATtcaatcaatatattcGGAAAACgttatttaaataactACAATATCTAGTCTTCTCCAATTGGTATTTCATCTCTCAATAccttatttaatttaactCTTATTTCGGTCTGTTGTTCAGATCTTAAGACATCTGAAACAAAATATACATCACAATCTAATTGTACCATTTCTAATGCACCCTTCATAACACCACATAGAATGTTAGAATACCATAAATCTTTTGTAGCATCCATTGGTAACTCTACAAACTCGCTCAGTGGGTTTTCAGGGAAGATCAATGAGAAGGCTTCTTTATTTGGTGACCAATTGCTGACTTGAGGACTTATGTtcagaaatattttaaatgcaCATTTACTTATAACTTCTGCCGTTCTCACCATATCTTCACATCTTGGCATAGCAGTTCTAGCTAAAAAGTCTTCAATTAATCTAACACCAATATTATAACCCATAGTAAATAATTGGTCATTTACTTTTTTGTAATCTCTTTGGAAATCTTGACATAGTTGAGATACAATTGACCCATAAGTCATTGCAAATAATTCTGCGTTTATCTTTTCTGTTTTATTCTTCCATATCTCATCACCAATGATCTTTAATGACTTGGAATGTGAGCTACTTGTTTTATCTGTAGTTGACATTGTATAGGTATTCTCGACAAAACTATGCTATCAGTTAGTATTAGATTTgcaatgattttaattattggGAGCATTGAATTACAGTATGGAATGGTATGGATATTCAAATAGATTAAATAGTTACGgttttatat is a window encoding:
- the RSB1 gene encoding phospholipid-translocating ATPase RSB1 (similar to Saccharomyces cerevisiae RSB1 (YOR049C); ancestral locus Anc_5.647), translated to MSFNQTAIAAIALLQKKDKISDGESFYSGLVPNLRFNGAMIAIWSILLGTHVFMLYLKQWWFSSAYICASILELLGYIGRTWSHFNVYSENGYLLQFICLTIAPVFTMGGMYYQLAKLIEIYGHRFSLLPSPMIYSYFFILCDIVSLVVQAAGGGVAGVAVNQHMSTQHGTNIFVAGLALQVATLSIFIILLCHFFYVVYVKTRMEYANASRPSFKLLKLSQAEIEPLYRAKFHDLRKGTERWQFNYFSLAFTVAVLCVFTRCCYRLAELAQGFRGYIITHEWYFIPLDGIMISLCTTIMAVFHPGFAFLGRTYHIPITSGKTDPEGRHDEETNSSASNLNEDLEEKEDDSDSNRNIFQGVVHNVTHPNLHINMHVPDKVHLNKNYFLLVVRNNENQMSKSKNKNSTCEMMNKNT
- the BET3 gene encoding TRAPP complex core subunit BET3 (similar to Saccharomyces cerevisiae BET3 (YKR068C); ancestral locus Anc_5.649), translating into MSTTDKTSSSHSKSLKIIGDEIWKNKTEKINAELFAMTYGSIVSQLCQDFQRDYKKVNDQLFTMGYNIGVRLIEDFLARTAMPRCEDMVRTAEVISKCAFKIFLNISPQVSNWSPNKEAFSLIFPENPLSEFVELPMDATKDLWYSNILCGVMKGALEMVQLDCDVYFVSDVLRSEQQTEIRVKLNKVLRDEIPIGED
- the GPT2 gene encoding bifunctional glycerol-3-phosphate/glycerone-phosphate O-acyltransferase GPT2 (similar to Saccharomyces cerevisiae GPT2 (YKR067W); ancestral locus Anc_5.648) is translated as MEETKTNTKSNKVEKTQSSPHIPKNNDSYFNHYNGYVYNFKTWIYDMFILLLSILFKIFFREIKIRGGHNVPPIGTPTILVCAPHANQFIDPSLVMVATRTMLSSEESLDPNRSRQTCFVTAASSFKLPVVAQFGIATGGIPVPRAQDNLKDVDPSLIIYAPDLKNSPNLIKGKVADPLVDKVSLNFTTRFEPKGLLGLPNYLANAKIEKIIDDDTILLASPFRNIDSKIQKKIDNYLINGTTFRYAQKIDNSKVFQNVFNHLHTRGCVGIFPEGGSHDRPSLLPLKAGIAIMALGAVAASPDLKVSIVPVGLNYFHRNKFRSRAVIEYGEPIVVDNTMGEEYIKDSRGSVSNLLKKISNSLYAVTENAPDYETLMVIQAARRLYKPALHNKRLPLTVVCKINRNLLLGYSKFKDDERIVNLKKAVLNYNKKLHSFGIKDHQVEQLKIGWINTARTLAIFVKRVLFLTFYFILSLPGSILFTPIFVTAHYYSKRKQVQGLKKSVVKIKGLDLIATWKIIVALGMAPILYITYSLILVSLCNSIKFNGLVNWMYIPFNNKFLQFGYFYLILVLISYSSLKTGEVGMDVFKSLPPLFVTLFYPSKNIKEIKLQRSKLSTEITNICNELGPEVISDFDKYKTVNTDSEKESSSQSPSLYGHSRSSSINSLFSNALSRVNSRGSLTDIPILGDGMTQSMRLEYINKAYKSDAVGSETEPESEPESKNGIPSKIADLVREKRQNNEQG